The Rhodococcus sp. X156 genome window below encodes:
- a CDS encoding (2Fe-2S)-binding protein produces MQVSMNINGAQRTDEVEARTLLVHHLRETCGLRAANVGCDTSSCGACTVLLDGEAVKSCTVLAAQADGSEVTTAEGLVAEDGSMHPVQEAFRAEHGLQCGFCTPGMVCATVGLLRENPHPTEREVREGLEGNLCRCTGYHNIVRAVLAAAELNTAGSTPAEAEVRA; encoded by the coding sequence ATGCAGGTCAGCATGAACATCAACGGCGCCCAGCGCACCGACGAGGTGGAGGCCCGCACCCTGCTGGTGCACCACCTGCGGGAGACCTGCGGGCTCCGCGCGGCCAACGTCGGCTGCGACACCTCCTCCTGTGGCGCCTGCACGGTGCTGCTGGACGGCGAGGCGGTGAAGAGCTGCACCGTGCTGGCCGCCCAGGCCGACGGCTCCGAGGTGACCACCGCCGAGGGGCTGGTCGCCGAGGACGGCAGCATGCACCCGGTGCAGGAGGCCTTCCGCGCCGAGCACGGGCTGCAGTGCGGCTTCTGCACCCCGGGCATGGTGTGCGCCACCGTGGGGCTGCTGCGGGAGAACCCGCACCCCACCGAGCGGGAGGTGCGCGAGGGCTTGGAGGGCAACCTCTGCCGCTGCACCGGCTACCACAACATCGTCCGTGCGGTCCTGGCCGCCGCCGAGCTGAACACGGCAGGGTCCACCCCAGCAGAGGCAGAGGTGCGCGCATGA
- a CDS encoding Pls/PosA family non-ribosomal peptide synthetase: MPGQTLPGQKLPGSAAPEPRTLLDILAATAASWPDADALDDGHRRLGYADLWLEVRALAAVLAGAGIGPGDRVGVRIPSGSCELYVAILGVLAAGAAYVPVDADDPEERATLVFGEAEVRLVLDGKPLEVVPATPRAPTADDDAWIIFTSGSTGVPKGVAVSHRSAAAFVDAEARLFLPDHPVGPGDRVLAGLSVGFDASCEEMWLAWRHGACLVPAPRSLVRSGSDLGPWLVAHDITVVSTVPTLAALWPAEALEAVRLLIFGGEPCPPELVARLTVPGREVWNTYGPTEATVVACAARLTGEGPVRIGQALDGWELAVVDATGARLGEGEIGELIIGGVGLARYLDPAKDAEKFAPLPALGWDRAYRSGDLVRNDAAGLVFVGRADDQVKMGGRRIELGEVDAALQALPDVAAAAAAVRTTPAGHPVLVGYLAPSRPDFDVAAARVQLGAVLPAALVPMLAVVPALPTRSSGKVDRAALPWPLPVESAHAEPQELTGTLAWVAEQWTAVLGAPVHSPDADFFAAGGGSLAAAQLVSALRQRYPAVTVADVYDYPRISALAAALEELAAPPVTVGRTVVPTPRRTQVLQLLLAIPLQTVVGLRWLTCLAALNNVLGPRSWAPAVSWWWVVLGVVVLVSPPGRMAIAVAGARILLRGVRPGEHPRGGSVHLRLWLAERLADASGAVGLAGSSWVTVYARALGARVGKNVHLHSLPPVTGMLTLERGCSVEPEVDLAGHWVDGDVLHLGRIHVGPGATVGTRSTLLPGARIGADAEIAAGSAVTGTVPAEQRWAGSPATPMGRAKHPWPERAPARSRVWVLAYGVGSLLLAALPVLAGLPGIALLAWAIGDAPSLGAATGRGLLALPGATLLWLLGYALLTGVLVRALGVGMRAGTVAVHSRRGWQVWASIRLMDAARGWLFPLYSSLLTPVWLRALGARVGRGVEASTVLLLPRMTVVRDGAFLADDTLVAGYRLGGGWLRIAEAKVGKRAFLGNSGVTAGGRSVPKNGLVAVLSAAPAKAKAGSSWLGNPPVRLRRAATGGDEGRTFAPSRRVRVARALVELLRVVPVIATAALGLGVLATLQLLLARFGGAVAAACAGLVLIAAGAVAVLATSAAKWLLVGRFRPVEHPLWSSFVWRNEVADTFVEVLAAPWFARAATGTPVLGAWLRTMGARIGRGVWCESYWLPEADLVTLGDGATVNRGCVVQTHLFHDRVMSMDTVTLHAGATLGPHSVVLPAAVIGANTTVGPASLVMRGDEVPAGTRWVGNPIAVATTCR; the protein is encoded by the coding sequence CTGCCTGGGCAGACGCTGCCTGGTCAGAAGCTGCCTGGCTCGGCTGCCCCGGAGCCCCGCACCCTGCTCGACATCCTCGCTGCCACTGCTGCGTCCTGGCCGGATGCCGACGCCCTGGACGACGGTCATCGCCGGCTGGGCTACGCGGACCTGTGGCTGGAGGTTCGAGCGCTGGCCGCCGTGCTGGCCGGTGCCGGGATCGGCCCCGGGGACCGGGTGGGGGTGCGCATCCCGTCCGGGTCCTGCGAGCTCTACGTCGCCATCCTGGGTGTGCTCGCCGCGGGCGCGGCCTACGTGCCCGTGGACGCCGACGACCCCGAGGAGCGGGCCACGCTGGTGTTCGGCGAGGCCGAGGTGCGCCTGGTCCTCGACGGCAAGCCGCTGGAGGTGGTGCCAGCCACGCCGCGCGCACCGACGGCGGACGACGACGCCTGGATCATCTTCACCTCGGGCTCCACCGGGGTGCCCAAGGGGGTGGCGGTCAGCCACCGCAGTGCCGCGGCCTTCGTGGACGCCGAGGCGCGCCTCTTTCTGCCGGACCACCCCGTCGGTCCCGGGGATCGGGTGCTGGCAGGGTTGTCGGTGGGCTTCGACGCCTCGTGCGAGGAGATGTGGCTGGCGTGGCGACACGGCGCCTGCCTGGTGCCCGCGCCCCGCTCGCTGGTCCGCAGCGGCAGCGACCTCGGCCCGTGGCTGGTGGCCCACGACATCACGGTGGTCTCCACCGTCCCCACCCTGGCCGCGCTGTGGCCCGCCGAGGCGCTGGAGGCGGTGCGGCTGCTCATCTTCGGCGGCGAGCCCTGCCCGCCGGAGCTGGTCGCCCGCCTCACCGTGCCCGGGCGCGAGGTGTGGAACACCTACGGCCCCACCGAGGCGACCGTGGTGGCCTGCGCCGCCCGGCTCACCGGCGAGGGACCGGTGCGCATCGGGCAGGCGCTGGATGGGTGGGAGCTCGCCGTCGTGGACGCGACGGGCGCCCGGCTGGGCGAGGGCGAGATAGGTGAGCTGATCATCGGCGGCGTCGGGCTGGCCCGCTACCTCGACCCGGCCAAGGACGCCGAGAAGTTCGCGCCGCTGCCCGCGCTGGGCTGGGACCGGGCCTACCGCAGCGGTGACCTGGTGCGCAACGACGCCGCGGGGCTGGTGTTCGTCGGCCGCGCCGACGACCAGGTCAAGATGGGTGGGCGCCGCATCGAGCTGGGCGAGGTGGACGCCGCGCTGCAGGCCCTGCCGGACGTGGCTGCCGCCGCCGCGGCGGTGCGCACCACCCCGGCCGGGCACCCGGTGCTGGTGGGCTACCTGGCCCCGAGCCGCCCGGACTTCGACGTCGCCGCCGCCCGCGTGCAGCTGGGTGCCGTGCTGCCCGCCGCGCTGGTGCCGATGCTGGCGGTGGTGCCCGCCCTGCCCACCCGCAGCTCGGGCAAGGTCGACCGGGCCGCCCTGCCCTGGCCGCTTCCCGTGGAGTCCGCCCACGCCGAGCCGCAGGAGCTCACGGGCACCCTGGCCTGGGTGGCCGAGCAGTGGACTGCTGTCCTCGGCGCCCCGGTGCACAGTCCGGACGCCGACTTCTTCGCTGCCGGTGGGGGCAGCCTGGCCGCCGCGCAGCTGGTGTCCGCGCTGCGGCAGCGCTATCCGGCGGTGACCGTGGCCGACGTCTACGACTACCCGCGCATCAGCGCGCTGGCCGCGGCGCTGGAGGAGCTGGCGGCGCCACCGGTGACCGTCGGGCGCACCGTGGTGCCCACCCCGCGGCGCACGCAGGTGCTGCAGCTGCTGCTGGCCATCCCGCTGCAGACGGTGGTCGGACTGCGCTGGCTGACCTGCCTGGCCGCCCTGAACAACGTGCTCGGACCGCGTTCGTGGGCGCCGGCGGTGTCCTGGTGGTGGGTGGTGCTGGGCGTGGTGGTGCTCGTCAGCCCGCCGGGCCGGATGGCGATCGCCGTGGCCGGTGCCCGGATCCTGCTGCGCGGCGTGCGCCCGGGCGAGCACCCCCGCGGGGGCAGCGTGCACCTGCGGTTGTGGCTGGCCGAGCGGCTGGCCGATGCCAGCGGGGCCGTCGGGCTTGCCGGGTCCTCGTGGGTCACGGTCTATGCCCGGGCGCTGGGGGCGCGGGTGGGCAAGAACGTGCACCTGCACTCGCTGCCCCCGGTCACCGGCATGCTCACCCTGGAGCGGGGCTGCTCGGTGGAGCCCGAGGTGGACCTGGCCGGGCACTGGGTGGACGGGGACGTGCTGCACCTGGGGCGGATCCACGTCGGGCCGGGGGCCACCGTCGGCACCCGCAGCACCCTGCTGCCCGGCGCCCGCATCGGCGCCGACGCCGAGATCGCCGCGGGCTCGGCCGTCACCGGCACCGTGCCCGCCGAGCAGCGCTGGGCCGGTTCGCCGGCCACCCCGATGGGTCGGGCCAAGCACCCCTGGCCCGAGCGCGCACCGGCCCGCAGCAGGGTCTGGGTGCTGGCCTACGGCGTGGGCTCGCTGCTGCTGGCCGCGCTGCCCGTGCTGGCCGGGCTGCCGGGCATCGCCCTGCTGGCCTGGGCGATCGGGGACGCACCGTCGCTGGGCGCGGCGACCGGGCGGGGCCTGCTCGCCCTCCCGGGAGCGACCCTGCTGTGGTTGCTCGGCTACGCGTTGCTCACCGGTGTGCTCGTCCGGGCGCTGGGTGTGGGCATGCGGGCGGGCACCGTGGCGGTGCACAGCCGGCGCGGCTGGCAGGTGTGGGCGAGCATCCGGCTGATGGACGCCGCCCGCGGCTGGCTGTTCCCGCTCTACTCCAGCCTGCTCACCCCGGTGTGGCTGCGCGCGCTCGGCGCTCGTGTCGGCCGCGGCGTGGAGGCCTCCACCGTGCTGCTGCTGCCCCGGATGACCGTGGTGCGCGACGGCGCCTTCCTGGCGGACGACACCCTGGTCGCCGGCTACCGCCTGGGTGGTGGCTGGCTGCGCATCGCCGAGGCCAAGGTCGGCAAGCGGGCCTTCCTGGGAAACTCCGGAGTGACCGCCGGTGGTCGATCGGTGCCCAAGAACGGTCTGGTGGCGGTGCTGTCCGCGGCGCCGGCCAAGGCCAAGGCCGGCTCGTCGTGGCTGGGCAACCCGCCGGTGCGGCTGCGTCGCGCGGCCACCGGTGGGGACGAGGGCCGCACGTTCGCGCCGTCGCGACGGGTGCGGGTGGCGCGCGCGCTGGTGGAGCTGCTCCGGGTGGTGCCCGTGATCGCGACCGCCGCGCTGGGTCTTGGCGTGCTGGCGACCCTGCAGCTGCTGCTTGCCCGATTCGGCGGCGCGGTGGCCGCGGCGTGCGCGGGCCTGGTGCTGATCGCGGCCGGCGCGGTCGCGGTGCTGGCGACCAGTGCGGCGAAGTGGCTGCTGGTCGGGCGGTTCCGGCCGGTGGAGCACCCGCTGTGGAGCTCGTTCGTGTGGCGCAACGAGGTGGCCGACACCTTCGTGGAGGTGCTCGCTGCCCCGTGGTTCGCCCGCGCCGCCACGGGCACCCCGGTGCTGGGTGCGTGGCTGCGCACCATGGGCGCCCGGATCGGTCGCGGGGTCTGGTGCGAGTCGTACTGGCTGCCCGAGGCTGACCTGGTGACCCTGGGGGACGGGGCGACGGTGAACCGCGGCTGCGTGGTGCAGACGCACCTGTTCCACGACCGGGTGATGAGCATGGACACGGTGACGCTGCACGCGGGCGCCACGCTCGGCCCGCACAGCGTGGTCCTGCCCGCGGCGGTCATCGGTGCCAACACCACCGTGGGCCCGGCCTCGCTGGTGATGCGCGGGGACGAGGTTCCGGCCGGCACCCGCTGGGTCGGCAACCCCATCGCTGTTGCTACAACTTGCCGGTGA
- a CDS encoding xanthine dehydrogenase family protein molybdopterin-binding subunit, which produces MSILGTRVVRIEDPKFLTTGGTYTDDLVDDQVTGALHLTLVRSPAAHGRILEIDTSEALQAPGVVAVITAADLTELSPIPPGMPFFPEAMTRPWLAHDVVRFVGEPVAAVLTEERYQGEDAAELVSVDIDPLPAVIGTAKAVTDEVLLFPEAGTNTVFAMGEEVPEDFFADCEVVVRREIVNQRVAPAPMEVRAAAAAWGADGRVTVWCSNQGAQATRREIAAWLGLDAELVHVRTPDVGGGFGAKMNADPEFALIVWIARHLGRPVRWVETRSENLTGMVHGRGQDQVVTIGGTRDGRVTAYALELVQDSGAYPRTGAVLPILTGMMAPGVYDIAKLHTKVRSVVTNTTTIAAYRGAGRPEATAAVERAMDLFAAEIGMDPAEVRRRNLMEPFDQPRLNGTGATYDCGDYSRALELVLSAADYDGLRKEQAERRARGDRNQLGLGLAVYVEVTGAGPDGPAEDAEIEVHADGSATILTGTSPHGQGHATSYAMLASERLGIPMDRITVLHGDTDLIPVGGGTMASRSLQQGGAAVNQAAEELVELARTRAAELLEADAADLVVDQVNARLQVAGTDVGISFAALAEQERLMVHTTFTAGATTFPFGAHLAVVEVDTGTGKPTLQRVITADDAGRILNPLLAEGQRHGGIAQGAAQAMLEEVLYDEDGNPLTSTFADYPIVSATEVPSFELLSMETPTPVNPLGAKGIGESGTIGSTPAVQNAVIDAVAHLGVRHIDMPTTSMRVWEALRAGEGS; this is translated from the coding sequence ATGAGCATCCTGGGCACGCGGGTCGTGCGCATCGAGGATCCGAAGTTCCTGACCACCGGCGGCACCTACACCGACGACCTGGTGGACGACCAGGTGACCGGAGCGCTGCACCTCACGCTGGTCCGCTCGCCCGCCGCGCACGGCCGCATCCTGGAGATCGACACCTCCGAGGCCCTGCAGGCACCCGGGGTGGTCGCGGTGATCACCGCTGCTGATCTCACCGAGCTGAGCCCCATCCCTCCCGGCATGCCCTTCTTCCCGGAGGCGATGACCCGCCCGTGGCTGGCCCACGACGTGGTCCGCTTCGTCGGGGAGCCGGTGGCCGCGGTGCTCACCGAGGAGCGCTACCAGGGTGAGGACGCCGCCGAGCTGGTGTCGGTGGACATCGATCCGCTGCCCGCCGTGATCGGCACCGCCAAGGCCGTCACCGACGAGGTGCTGCTCTTCCCCGAGGCCGGCACCAACACCGTCTTCGCCATGGGCGAGGAGGTGCCGGAGGACTTCTTCGCCGACTGCGAGGTGGTGGTCCGCCGCGAGATCGTCAACCAGCGGGTGGCGCCGGCTCCGATGGAGGTCCGCGCCGCCGCCGCGGCCTGGGGCGCCGACGGCCGGGTGACGGTGTGGTGCTCCAACCAGGGCGCGCAGGCCACCCGCCGGGAGATCGCGGCGTGGCTGGGCCTGGACGCCGAGCTGGTGCACGTGCGCACGCCCGACGTGGGCGGGGGCTTCGGCGCCAAGATGAACGCCGACCCCGAGTTCGCCCTCATCGTGTGGATCGCCCGGCACCTGGGCCGCCCGGTGCGCTGGGTGGAGACCCGCTCGGAGAACCTCACCGGCATGGTCCACGGCCGCGGCCAGGACCAGGTGGTCACCATCGGCGGCACCCGGGACGGCCGCGTCACCGCCTACGCCCTGGAGCTGGTGCAGGACTCCGGGGCCTACCCGCGCACCGGCGCGGTGCTGCCCATCCTCACCGGCATGATGGCCCCCGGTGTCTACGACATCGCCAAGCTGCACACCAAGGTCCGCAGCGTGGTCACCAACACCACCACCATCGCCGCCTACCGCGGCGCCGGGCGCCCGGAGGCCACCGCCGCGGTGGAGCGGGCGATGGACCTGTTCGCCGCGGAGATCGGCATGGACCCCGCCGAGGTGCGCCGCCGCAACCTGATGGAGCCCTTCGACCAGCCGCGCCTCAACGGCACCGGCGCCACCTACGACTGTGGCGACTACAGCCGGGCGCTGGAGCTGGTGCTGTCCGCGGCCGACTACGACGGGCTGCGCAAGGAGCAGGCCGAGCGCCGGGCCCGCGGCGACCGCAACCAGCTGGGCCTGGGCCTGGCGGTGTACGTCGAGGTGACCGGGGCGGGGCCGGACGGACCGGCCGAGGACGCCGAGATCGAGGTGCACGCCGACGGCAGCGCCACCATCCTCACCGGCACCTCCCCGCACGGGCAGGGCCACGCCACCTCCTACGCCATGCTGGCCAGCGAGCGGCTGGGCATCCCGATGGACCGGATCACCGTGCTGCACGGCGACACCGACCTCATCCCCGTCGGTGGCGGCACGATGGCCTCGCGCAGCCTGCAACAAGGCGGGGCGGCGGTGAACCAGGCCGCCGAGGAGCTGGTGGAGCTGGCGCGCACCCGCGCCGCCGAGCTGCTCGAGGCCGACGCCGCCGACCTGGTGGTCGACCAGGTCAACGCCCGGCTGCAGGTGGCCGGCACCGACGTGGGCATCAGCTTCGCGGCGCTGGCCGAGCAGGAGCGGCTGATGGTGCACACCACGTTCACCGCGGGAGCCACCACCTTCCCCTTCGGCGCCCACCTGGCCGTGGTGGAGGTGGACACCGGCACCGGCAAGCCCACCCTGCAGCGGGTGATCACCGCCGACGACGCCGGCCGCATCCTCAACCCGCTGCTGGCCGAGGGTCAGCGGCACGGCGGCATCGCCCAGGGCGCGGCCCAGGCGATGCTGGAGGAGGTGCTCTACGACGAGGACGGCAACCCGCTGACCTCCACCTTCGCCGACTACCCCATCGTCTCCGCCACCGAGGTGCCCAGCTTCGAGCTGCTCTCCATGGAGACACCGACGCCGGTGAACCCGCTGGGCGCCAAGGGCATCGGCGAGTCCGGGACCATCGGCTCCACCCCGGCGGTGCAGAACGCGGTGATCGACGCCGTGGCGCACCTGGGCGTGCGCCACATCGACATGCCGACCACCTCGATGCGGGTGTGGGAAGCGCTCCGAGCAGGAGAGGGATCCTGA
- a CDS encoding xanthine dehydrogenase family protein subunit M: protein MIPAEFDYVRAGSVEEALSLLAQHGDEAKLLAGGHSLLPLMKLRMAVPGVLVDIGGLAELRYVRVEADEVAIGALTRDNELHTSTVAQAEVPLLAHVAGQVGDPQVRARGTLGGSLVHGDAASDLPTAVLALGGTLVVQGPQGTRTVAATEFFRGFFETAVGEDEMLVEVRVPRTGHLGWGYEKFTRRANDWPIIAAAAVDGRVALANMGPTVLRATATEQALAGGASIADAAALADEGTSPTADMHASQDYRRHLARELTRRALESAAAG from the coding sequence ATGATCCCCGCCGAGTTCGACTACGTGCGGGCCGGCTCGGTGGAGGAGGCGCTGAGCCTGCTCGCCCAGCACGGCGACGAGGCCAAGCTGCTGGCCGGTGGGCACTCGCTGCTGCCGCTGATGAAGCTGCGGATGGCGGTGCCCGGGGTGCTGGTGGACATCGGCGGGCTGGCCGAGCTGCGCTACGTGCGGGTGGAGGCCGACGAGGTGGCCATCGGCGCGCTCACCCGCGACAACGAGCTGCACACCTCCACCGTCGCCCAGGCGGAGGTGCCGCTGCTGGCCCACGTCGCCGGGCAGGTGGGCGACCCACAGGTGCGCGCCCGCGGCACCCTCGGCGGCTCGCTGGTGCACGGCGACGCCGCCTCCGACCTGCCCACCGCGGTGCTCGCCCTGGGCGGCACGCTGGTGGTCCAGGGACCACAGGGCACCCGCACGGTCGCGGCCACGGAGTTCTTCCGCGGGTTCTTCGAGACCGCCGTCGGCGAGGACGAGATGCTGGTGGAGGTGCGGGTCCCGCGCACCGGCCACCTCGGGTGGGGCTACGAGAAGTTCACCCGCCGGGCCAACGACTGGCCGATCATCGCCGCGGCCGCCGTGGACGGCCGGGTGGCGCTGGCCAACATGGGCCCCACGGTGCTGCGCGCCACGGCCACCGAGCAGGCCCTGGCCGGCGGTGCGTCGATCGCCGACGCGGCCGCGCTGGCCGACGAGGGCACCTCGCCGACCGCGGACATGCACGCCAGCCAGGACTACCGCAGGCACCTGGCCCGCGAGCTCACCCGCCGAGCGCTGGAGAGCGCCGCCGCGGGCTAG
- a CDS encoding NAD(P)H-binding protein, producing MRVLVAGSSGFVGQRLCPALVEAGQEVRAMTRHPDTYDGAGEAVYGDVHDAGSLATALQGCAAAYYLVHSLDAADFQQRDLAAAENFAQAAANAGLERIVYLGGLGDDDDDLSEHLRSRREVEHALGSAGVPVTTLRAGIIVGHGGISWELTRQLVEHLPAMVTPRWVRTRTQPIAIDDVVRYLVGVLQAPEARGRAFDVGGPDVLAYVDMMRRVAAIEKRPLVIVPVPLLSPGLSSRWLSLVTDLDTQTGRSLVESMRNEVVVRDDSIRQVVPFQPMSYDDSVRAALAERAEALLQL from the coding sequence ATGCGTGTTCTGGTTGCGGGTTCGTCCGGTTTCGTGGGTCAACGACTGTGCCCTGCCCTTGTCGAGGCTGGGCAGGAGGTGCGGGCCATGACGCGTCACCCCGACACCTACGACGGCGCGGGTGAGGCGGTCTACGGCGACGTGCACGACGCCGGCTCGCTCGCCACCGCGCTGCAGGGCTGCGCGGCGGCCTACTACCTGGTGCACTCCCTGGACGCCGCCGACTTCCAGCAGCGCGACCTGGCCGCCGCGGAGAACTTCGCCCAGGCCGCCGCGAACGCGGGCCTGGAGCGCATCGTCTACCTGGGCGGGCTCGGCGACGACGACGACGACCTCTCCGAGCACCTGCGCAGCCGCCGCGAGGTGGAGCACGCCCTGGGCTCGGCGGGTGTGCCGGTGACCACGCTGCGCGCCGGCATCATCGTCGGCCACGGGGGCATCTCCTGGGAGCTGACCCGCCAGCTGGTGGAGCACCTGCCGGCCATGGTCACCCCGCGCTGGGTGCGCACGCGCACCCAGCCCATCGCCATCGACGACGTGGTGCGCTACCTGGTGGGCGTGCTGCAGGCACCCGAGGCGCGGGGGCGCGCCTTCGACGTGGGCGGGCCCGACGTGCTGGCCTACGTGGACATGATGCGGCGGGTCGCGGCCATCGAGAAGCGGCCGCTAGTGATCGTGCCGGTGCCGCTGCTCTCGCCCGGGCTGTCGTCGCGGTGGTTGTCGCTGGTCACCGACCTGGACACCCAGACCGGCCGCTCGCTGGTGGAGTCGATGCGCAACGAGGTGGTCGTGCGCGACGACAGCATCCGCCAGGTCGTGCCCTTCCAGCCGATGAGCTACGACGACTCGGTCCGGGCAGCGCTGGCCGAGCGCGCCGAGGCCCTGCTGCAGCTGTGA
- a CDS encoding type II CAAX endopeptidase family protein, protein MRIPAPAWLTERVPRDHWEPDAAFARRRKVVGAVSVAGAGLLGVSLSTEPGSPEFYGLTLAVAATYTAGGLASGPLHRGWARGPDGALHRPVLVPVLVGAGAFGVFYAAALVARHVPVLDRAISSVLQYSDEGADRLVLLTTLANGVAEEVFYRGAVFAALGAGALGTGRPVLATTAVYTLATCATRNPALVLASTAMGTLFALQRRATGGIQAPMISHVTWSALMLRHLPPLFGKQSSGLLGPGARVSSATPSSTTLSSTTRWRAGRTRLR, encoded by the coding sequence GTGAGGATCCCAGCGCCGGCGTGGCTGACGGAGCGGGTGCCGCGCGACCACTGGGAGCCTGACGCCGCCTTCGCCCGGCGCCGCAAGGTGGTGGGCGCGGTGTCGGTGGCCGGGGCCGGGCTGCTGGGGGTGTCGCTGTCCACCGAGCCGGGCTCGCCCGAGTTCTACGGGCTCACCCTGGCGGTAGCCGCCACCTACACCGCCGGCGGCCTGGCGTCGGGGCCGCTGCACCGGGGCTGGGCCCGCGGCCCGGACGGGGCGCTGCACCGGCCCGTGCTGGTCCCGGTGCTGGTGGGTGCGGGCGCGTTCGGCGTCTTCTACGCCGCCGCCCTCGTCGCCCGGCACGTGCCGGTGCTGGACCGCGCGATCTCCTCGGTGCTGCAGTACTCCGACGAGGGCGCCGACCGGCTGGTGCTGCTGACCACGCTGGCCAACGGGGTGGCCGAGGAGGTGTTCTACCGCGGCGCGGTGTTCGCGGCGCTGGGCGCCGGGGCACTGGGCACCGGGCGCCCGGTGCTGGCCACCACCGCGGTGTACACGCTGGCCACCTGCGCCACCCGCAACCCCGCCCTGGTGCTGGCCTCCACCGCGATGGGCACCCTGTTCGCGCTGCAGCGCCGCGCCACCGGCGGCATCCAGGCCCCGATGATCAGCCACGTCACGTGGTCGGCGCTGATGCTGCGCCACCTGCCGCCGCTGTTCGGCAAGCAGTCCTCCGGACTGCTCGGCCCGGGGGCCCGGGTCAGCTCGGCGACACCCAGCTCGACGACACTCAGCTCGACGACACGGTGGAGGGCAGGTCGAACTCGACTCCGGTGA
- a CDS encoding oxidoreductase, with translation MTKWTAADIPDQSGRTAIVTGANSGLGLCTAAALARAGAQVILACRDTGKGSDAASRMTGDVEVRRLDLADLDSVRRFADTVDAPVDLLVNNAGVMAIPLRRTAQGFEMQVGTNHLGHFALTGLLLDRVTDRVVTLSSVMHRIGAIRLDDLSWERGYHQWPAYGQSKLANLMFAYELQHRLDAAGSTVRSMAAHPGYARTNLQSRTESPLDVVTNVLNRVWAQSATMGALPTLYAATAPDLPGGTYVGPDGLGQQRGHPKPVGSNRRSRDREVQRRLWGLSEELTGVEFDLPSTVSSS, from the coding sequence ATGACGAAGTGGACAGCTGCCGACATCCCCGACCAGAGTGGACGGACGGCCATCGTCACCGGCGCCAACAGCGGGCTGGGGCTGTGCACCGCCGCCGCGCTGGCGCGGGCCGGGGCCCAGGTGATCCTGGCCTGCCGCGACACCGGCAAGGGCTCCGACGCCGCCAGCCGGATGACCGGCGACGTGGAGGTGCGCCGGCTCGACCTGGCCGACCTGGACTCGGTGCGCCGGTTCGCCGACACCGTGGACGCCCCGGTGGACCTGCTGGTGAACAACGCGGGCGTCATGGCGATCCCGCTGCGGCGCACCGCGCAGGGCTTCGAGATGCAGGTGGGCACCAACCACCTGGGCCACTTCGCGCTCACCGGTCTGCTGCTGGACCGCGTCACCGACCGGGTGGTCACCCTGTCGAGCGTGATGCACCGGATCGGCGCCATCCGGCTGGACGACCTCAGCTGGGAGCGCGGCTACCACCAGTGGCCGGCGTACGGGCAGTCCAAGCTGGCCAACCTGATGTTCGCCTACGAGCTGCAGCACCGCCTGGACGCCGCCGGCTCCACCGTGCGCTCGATGGCCGCGCACCCGGGGTACGCCCGCACCAACCTGCAGTCGCGCACGGAGTCGCCGCTGGACGTGGTGACCAACGTGCTCAACCGGGTGTGGGCGCAGTCGGCGACCATGGGGGCGCTGCCCACCCTCTACGCGGCCACCGCGCCGGACCTGCCGGGCGGCACCTACGTGGGCCCGGACGGGCTGGGCCAGCAGCGCGGGCACCCCAAGCCGGTGGGATCCAACCGCCGGTCGCGTGACCGCGAGGTGCAGCGGCGGCTGTGGGGCCTCTCCGAGGAGCTCACCGGAGTCGAGTTCGACCTGCCCTCCACCGTGTCGTCGAGCTGA